The stretch of DNA TGAGGGCGTCCGACCAGAACCGCTCCCGGTCGGGGATGGACAGGCCGGCCAGTACGTCGTCGGGCAGCAGCCCGCGGTAGGCGGCGCGCCAGGACCGCACCAGCACGCAGGCGATGGCGTGGGCGTCGGCCGGCGTCGCGTCCCGGACCTCGGCAACCAGCGCGGCCTACTTCCGGACGCGGAAGCGGAGCATCGTCACGGGCCCCGCCTGCGTGTTGCCGAACGGTTCCAGGTCGACCCGACCCAGACCCGGTGTCGAGAAGCGCACGCCGTCGCCGAGCAGCACCGGCAGGACGTACACCAGGACCTCGTCGACCAGCCCTCGCTGCAGGCACTGACTGGCCAGGTCGGCACCGAGGACCTCCAGGTTCTTCCGGCCCGCGGCGGCGCGCGCCGTCGCGACGGCCTCCGCGAGGTCGCAGGTGAGGAACGTGACCCCTTGCTCCGGCTCGTCCGGCGGCCGGTGCGTCAGGACGAAGACCGGTCCCCCCTCGTAGTCGGTGTCCTCGGGGGACATCCGCTTGGCGACCTCGTGGGTGCCCCGGCCGACGAGCATGGCACCGGTAGCCGCCATGACCTCTGGGAACAAGTCGTCCCTCAGGTGCTCGAAGATCCAGTCCATCGCGTTGTCGGGGCCTGCGATGAAGCCGTCCAGCGACATCGCCCTGTTCACCACGACCTTGCCCGGGCCGGTACCCGCATCGCTCATGCCGCTAACGACCCCGCGCACGTCAAGAACTCATCGGCATCGACGGAGCAATCCGCGGAACGGGCCGGTCCGCCTGCTCGGCTCCTCGCTTCCATTGCGCGGAGCGTAGTGGCCAGATCGGTCACCAAAGGTCGTGAAGCCGCACTCGGGTGGCTACCGTTCATACCGGAGCCGCAAGACGGCGGCCTCCCCGGACGAGTGCGTCGTACCCGGCTCGCAAAGACGACGCCTCCGGTGGAGGTGCGTCATGGCGTGGATCGCGCTGATCGTGTCGGGTGTTCTGGAGACGGTGTGGGCTGCGGCCCTGTCCCAGTCCCGGGGCTTCACCCGCCTCGTCCCGTCGGTCGTGTTCGGGGTGGCGCTGGTGCTCAGCATGGTCGGGCTGGCGATCGCCCTGCGGACGATCCCGGTCGGGACGGGGTACGCGATCTGGGTGGGGATCGGCGCGGTCGGCACGGCCACATACGGCATTGTCGCGCTCGGCGAGCCTGCGAGCGTGGCGCGACTGCTGTGCCTGGTTGCGATCGTGGCCGGGGTCGTGGGTCTGAAGTTCATGCACTAACGCTGAACGGGCCGGTCGGAACTCGGGGCGCTGGTTCGCGGCACCCGCCGGTTCCGTACCGGTCCCGTCGTCAGCTGGACATCAGGGCCGGTCCGACGGCTCAGCTCGTCGCCGCTTCCCTGGCACGCAGGTCCTTGCGCAGGATCCCCACGTCCGAGCGCGAATCTGCCCGTGACCAGGGCGAACAGCAGCGAGACGGAGAGAGCCCGTGAGAGCCGTTCCGCACCGGTCCCGTGGCTGGGCAGTCTCGCGCTCGGACCCGCACTTCCCCCTGTCCCCCTCGTCCTGGCCGCATTGCTCGTCGCAGCGGTGGGGGCAAGGGTGGCGCTTGCGCCATCGCGGAGCGACGCCGCGGGCGCCCTTGCGGCCACCGTGGAGGCATGGATCATTCTCGGCCGAGGGGGCCAGCAGGCGCAGGCAGCCTGGCGTCTGACTACTGAGGGGGCCTTGCGGTGTCGGTTTGGAACCCATTTCTCGGGACGCGCACGGCTGAGGCATACGCCCGTGCGCGACCCGACTACCACCCCGACGCCGTCGCGGCCATGGTCCGTCTCCTTCGTCTGTCGGCACCCGTCGGGCTCGCGCTCGACCTGGGCTGCGGGACCGGCATGTCGACCCGCGCGGTGAAGTCGATCGCCGCACAGGTTGTCGCGGTAGACGCGTCGCGTCCGATGCTGGAGCAGGCTGATCCGTCGCCAGGTGTGGCTTACATCCAGGCACAGGCCGAGCGGGTGCCGGTGCGCGGGAACGTTGTTGGGCTCGTCGTGGTCGCCGCCGCGTTCCACTGGTTCGATCAGGCTGCCGTGCTAGCCGAGGTCGCGCGTGTCCTTCAACCCGGGGGCGCGTTCGTGACCTATACCGACTTCTTCAGCGGGAACCTGCGGAGAGCGGCCGCGTGCACGGAGTGGCTCGCCGAGACCTACCGGGGGCGGTTCCCCGCTCCTGCAAGGCGGAGCCACTTCGATCAGCGGGCCGCCGAGGCAGCAGGTCTCGGGTTCGTCGGGCACGAGAGGCTGGGGCACGACGTGCCAATGACTGCGGCCGGGTTGACGGAGTACCTGATGAGCCAGAGCAACGCGACCAGTGCGATCGGCGCAGGCCGTGTGAGCCACGAGGAGCTGAGGCGATGGCTCATGGACGAGATCGGGAGCAGGCTTCCGGGGTCATCGGTCATGGCCGAGTTCACGGGCGACGTGTGGTGCTGTCGGAAGCAGATGCCGTGATGGTGTGTGCGACGGCCGGCGTAGCCGGCCCGATCCGTACCTGTCCCGTGGCACCGCCGCACGACCCGGTACCGCCCCGCACGCTCACAGACGACCGGACGGCGCCGTCCCCACGAATCCGCGAGCCACGACGCCGTCCCGGCCGGTCCCGAGGATTCAGTTCGACGCCCTCTCCCGCGCCCGCAGGTCCTTGCGCAGGATCTTGCCGGACGCCGACTTCGGGATCTGGTCGATGAACTCGACCACCCGCACCTTCTTGTGCGGGGCGATCCGCTCGGCGACGAACGTCATCACCTCGTCGGCGGTGAGGTCGGTGTCCTGCTGGCGCACGACGAACGCCTTCGGCACCTCCTCGCCATCGGCGTCGTGCACCCCGATCACCGCGGCGTCGGCGATCTTGTCGTGGGTCAGGAGCAGCGCCTCCAGCTCGGCGGGCGGCACCTGGTAACCCTTGTACTTGATCAGCTCCTTGACCCGGTCGACGATCGTGAACACGCCCTCCTCGGTGACGGTGGCGACGTCACCGGTGTGCAGGTAGCCCTCGTCGTCGAGCGTGATCGCGGTGGCCTCCGGGTTGTTGAGGTAGCCCGACATCACGTTCGGGCCCTTCACCCACAGCTCGCCGCGCCCGCCGGGGCCGACCTCCTCGCCGGTCTCCGGGTCCACCAGCTTGGAGACGACGTTCGGGATGGCGAACCCGCAGCTGTTCAGGTCCAGGTCGGGGCGGTCGTCGGGCATGCAGTGGCTCACCGGGGACAGCTCGGTCATCCCGTATCCCTGCAGCACGGTGCAGCCGAGGCGCTTGGCGACGGCGTGCCCGAGCTCGGCGTCGAGCGGTGCGGCGCCGGAGAAGATCACGTCGATGCAGGAGAGGTCGTACTGGTCGACGATCGGGTGCTTCGCGAGCGCGACCGCGACCGGGGGCGCGATGTACACCCGCCCCACCCGGTACTCGGAGATCACCCGGAGGAACTCCTGCAGGTCGAAACGCGGCATCGTGACGACCGTGGAGCGCTTGTGCAGGCCCTGGTTCATCATCACGGTCATGCCGTAGATGTGGAAGAACGGCAGCACCGCGAGGATCTTGGTGTCGCCGGCGACTTTGCCCATCACCGAGATCTGCTGGAGGTTGGCCACCAGGTTGCGGTGGGTGAGCACCACGCCCTTGGCCCGCCCGGTGGTGCCCGACGAGTAGGGCAGCACGGCCGTGTCGGCCCCCGTCACGGTCTGGGCCGGCGGTTCCGCGGTGGTGGCGAGCAGGTCGCGCAGGCCGGTGTGGCCCTCGGCCCCGTCGAGGACGACGATCGCCTGGGGCGGCAGGCCGACCTCCGCGGCCGCGGCCATGGCCCGGTCGAGGAACGGCGACACGGTGAACACGAGCTGCGCGCCCGAGTCGGCGAGCTGGTGGGCAAGCTCGCCTGGCGTGTAGAGCGAGTTCACGCTCGTGACGACGGCGTTCGCGCGGAGGATGCCGTGGAAGACGGCCACGTAGTGCGGCGTGTTGGGCGCGAACAACGCCACGACGTCGCCCGCGCCGATCCCCCGTTCCGCCAGCGCCGCCGCGATCTTGCCGACCATGCCCTCCAGCTCGCCGAACGTGATCGTCGCGCCCGATGAACCGTCGATCAGCGCCGGATCTCCTGCCCGCTCACCGAAACCGGTGAAGAGGAAGTCGAAGAGCGACACGTCCGGAATCTCGACGTCCGGGTACGGGCTGCGGACGGGCATGCGGCGCTCCTTTGCGGGTGGCAGTAGCGGGACTCTACCCACGGGTAGGGAGCAGTGGTACAGACCCGATATGGCCCCCGACCGGCGGCTTTCACCTGAATGGGTTAACTCAGAAGGGTTGTCTTGATCCGCACTGCCTGCCAGGGTGAGCGCGCTGGCCCTGGCGAGCCCCACTCGCCCGGCCGGACCGGAGCGGCGTCCCCTCGCCGACCCGGATGCCACCGGCGCGCGGTGCCCCCGATCGCGCGGCCGATGTGGCGGTTCCAGCGGAGTGGCCCGAGTTCATGACTCCCCCTCAGATCCCGGGCCGCTCCGCCCATTCTCTCCGTTCAGGAGATCTGCGGCGGCCTCACGACTCGCCGTCGGGTCCCGATCCGCCTGCCGGTGCCGGCGTGCGCCGGGCCCGCACGACGCGGCGGGCGAGCAGCCCGAACCCGACGAGCACCGCGAGCACCGGCACGAACGGCAGCACGAAGCCCACCACGGCGGCCGTGGCCGAGCCGATGGCGCGCAGCCCCTCCCAGCCGGCGGCGAGGCCGTCCAGGAAGCCGGGTGCCGGCCCGGTGTCCGGCGGCGGCACAGCGCCCGGGCCACGCAGGTCGACGGTGAGCGTCGACAGCGCGACCTGGTCGCGCAGCGCCGCGAGCCTGCGGGTGAGCGAGTCCAGCTCGGCCTCCCGGCGGGCGAGCTCCGACTCGACGGCCACCACGTCGCCGATGGACTTCGCCTCGGCGAGCAGGCCGCGCACGCGCGCCACGCTCGCGGTCTGCGTGGCCACCCGCGCATCGAGGTCCACGACCTGCTCGGTCGCGTCGAGCACCTGGCTGCTGCGGGTCGTCACGCGGCCGTACCCGGCGACCTCGTCCAGGAGCCGATCGAGCGCGTCGGCCGGCACCCGCAGCACCATCCAGCTGCCGGTGCCCCCCGTCTGTTCCTCCGTGACGAACCCGCCCGCACCCGCCGCGGCGGTGCGGACCTGGCGAACCGCCGCCACGGGGTCGCCCACCTCCACCGTGAGCTGTGCCGTGCGCACGAGCTCCCGCTGCACACCCCCGAGCGGGACGCCGGGGGCCTGTGCGTCGCTCCCGTCCACGTCCGGGGCCGCCGACCCCTTCTCCTGGGCCGCGGATCCCCTGCTGATCGCCGGGAGCGGACGGGCCGGCGCCACGGACATGGCATCGCCCGCGCCGCTTCCGGCCCCACCTCCGACCTGCACGACCGCGAACGCGGCCACCAACACCGCGAGCACCACACCCGCCCCGACCAGCACCGCCCGGCGCCTCGACCCGACCTGCACGACCCCACCCCCTCCTCGCCCTGTTCCTGTGGTGAGGACGGGAGGCAGGGGGCAGCAGGTTGGCCGCCGACGGTCACGATCCCGTCACGGCGCCACAACTCACCCGCACCCAGAGCGCGACTCGCGGCGTCAGGTGAACAGGTGCTCGAAGGCGCGGAGGTTGGCCAGACTCTCGCCGCGGTCCTGGCGCCAGGCGTGCTCGCGACGGATCGAGGTGACGAAGCCCAGCTCGAGCAGGGTGTTGAAGTCGCCGTCGGCCGCCTCGAGGACCTGGCCGAGCACGCGGTCGAGCTCCTCGGCCGTGACGGCGTGCAGGCCGACCCGGCCGATCAGGTGGATGTCGCCGACGCGGTCGAGCGCGTAGTGCACGCCGTAGAGCCGGGCGTTGCGCTGCAGCAGGAACCGGTAGACGGCGTCGTGGGCCTCGTCGGGCTGCCGGCAGACGAACGCCTGCACGAACAGGGCGTGCTCGCGCACGAGGAGCCAGCAATGGGTCTGGAGCCGGTTGGTGCCGGGCAGGGTCACGAGGAACTGGCCCGGCTCGCGACGGTGGTGGTCGACGCCGAGCTCGGCCAGTGCAGCCCCGACCGTGGCGTCGACGTCTGCTGCGGTCACCCCTCGATCATCCCGGCCGCCAGCCCGGCGCGCATGGCCTGCCGCTGGCGCTCCGCGAACTCGGCGGCGGCGCCTGCGTAGGTGTCGAGGAGGGCGTCGGCGGTGCGGTCCCAGGAGAACCGGTGCGCGTGCTCCACGGTGCGGGCCGCCAGCTCGGCGCGGCGGCCGGGGACGAGCGCGACGGAGCCGAGCGCGTCGGCCCACTGCTCGTCGCCGTGACCGTCGACGAGCAGGCCGGACACCCCGTCGGCCACCGCGACGGGCAGCCCGCCCACCCGCGCCGCGACGACGGGCGTGCCGCACGCCTGCGCCTCCAGCGCCACCAGGCCGAACGACTCGTTGTAGCTCGGCACGGCCACCACGTCGGCGGCCCGGTAGACGTCCACCAGGCCGTCGCGCGTCTGGGGCGGGAGGAAGCGCAGCACGTCGGTGATGCCGAGGGCGGCACCGAGCCCCTGCAGGGCGGTGGGCTCGGCGAGGCCGCTGCCCGACGGCCCGCCCGCGACGAGCACGACCAGCCGGGACCGCAGGGCCGGGTCGCGGCGCAGCAGCTCGGCAGCGGCGCGCAGCAACACGTGCGGTGCCTTGAGCGGCTGGATGCGTCCGGCGAACGCCAGCACGACGGCGTCCGGTGGCACGTCGAGCGCGCGGCGCGCGGCGGCACGGTCGCCGGGGGTGAAGCGGGCGAGATCGACGCCGGGCGGGATGGCGACGGTGCGGTGCGGGTCGGCGCCGTACAGCTCGACGAGCTGGCGGGTCTCCTCCGCGGTGTTGCTGATCAGCCGGTCGGCCTCGGCCACGACCTGCTCCTCGCCGATGACCCGCACCACCGGCTCCGGCGCGTCGCCCGCGGCGAGCGCCGCGTTCTTGACCTTGGCGAGGGTGTGGGCGGTGTGCACGAGCGGCACGCCCCACCGGTCCCTGGCCAGCCAGCCGACCTGACCGGAAAGCCAGTAGTGGGAGTGCACGACGTCGTAGTAGCCGGGCTCGTGGCGCGCCTCGGTGCGCAGCACCCCCGCGGTGAAGGCGCAGAGCTGGCTCGGCAGGTCGTGCTTGCCGAGGCCCTCGAACGGCCCGGCGACGACGTGCCGCACCAGCACACCGGGGGCCAGCTCGACGACCGGCGGCAGGTCCGACGAGGTCGCGCGGGTGAAGACCTCGACTGCGACGCCGTGGCGGGCCATCCGGGTGGCGGTCTCCACGATGTAGACGTTCATGCCGCCTGCATCGCCCGTGCCGGGCTGCTCCAGCGGCGATGTGTGGACGGACAGCAGGCACACCCGGTCGGGTCGCCGCGGTTCGCCGGTGCGGGCGGTGGTCACGACCCTGTGTAGCACGCGGCGGGCCGGCTCAACCTGACGAGTTCGGTCCGCCCGCACCGTCGGCGAGCAGGCCGAGCAGCGCGTGCACGGGGTCGCTCGCGTGCCACCGTCCCACGGCATCCCGCCAGGCAGGGACCCGGAAGCGGCCGGATCCCGGGCGGTGCACCTGCACCCACAGCTCGTCGTGCACGGTGAGCTCGCCCTCGGGAACCGGCATCTCGAGGGTGTGGCACGCCACGACGACGTCGGCGAGCTCGGCCCACCGCACGGTGCTCCCGTCGCCGTCCACGGCAGCGCGGACGACGTCCGACGCGAGCGGGAGGTCGAGCAGGTCGGCCAGCGCCGCCGGGTCGCCCCCGGTGGCCAGCTCGCCCGCCGGCAGGACCGCGGCGAGCCACGGGCGGTCGAGCACCATCGCGACGTCGACGTCCGCGACGGTTCCGTCGAGCGCCCTGACCCGTTCGGGGAGCTCCAGGTCGACCGGGTCGACCCGCCCGTCGGCCACGGCGTCGGCGAGCTCGGCGTAGGCCTCGGCGGCGAGCGAGACGTCCGGGGTGCGGGCCGGGTCGGCGAGCCGCGCCAGCAGGTCGGCAGCCGTCGAGGTGTCGGGGACGCGCAGGTCGGCCCGCACGCCGATCGCGGCGAGCACCCCCTCGTCGGGGAGGCCGTCGCCGGGCGGCGGGTCGTAGAGCGGGGCCAGGTCGGTGGCGGTCGGGAGCCGCCAGTGCGCGGGGCGCCGGCCACCGAGCCGGGCGTGCCGGCCGAGCCACCACGCCGTGTACGAGCCGGGGGTGGTGAGCGCGGCGCGGGTGTCCCGTTCACCGGCGAGCAGCGCGAGCGCGGCGGGCCACGCGTCGTCGGCCACGAGGTCCAGGTCGCGGACCGCCACGAGGCGGGCCGGTGGGGCTTCGAGGGAGTCCCACCACTGCTCCTCGTCGTCGAGGTCGTGGTCGGGCGCCACCGGCTCCTCGTCCACCAGCACCGTGAATCCGTCCACCACGCCGACGGCAAGCAGCGCGGCACGCGGCACGCGGGCGGCGAAGTCGGGGTCGAGCGGGTCGAGCGGGACGTCCGGGGCCAGCAGCGGGCGGACGGCGGCGTCCGGGAGCATGAGCTCGTCGGCCCGCGCCGGATGGCCCTCGGCGTCCGGCAGGGCCAGCGCGGCGAGCGACTCCGGCGCGCTCCCGGTCTCGGCGACGAGCGCCAGCACCGCCTCGGCGAGGGGGCGGACGTCCAGCCCGGCCTCGGCGTCGTCCACGGAGCGCTCGACGGCGTCGGCGAGAGCGGGGTGGTCCAGCAACGCGGCCGCGTCCGCGAGGCCCGCCCCGAGCCGCTCAAGCAACGGGTGCACGGCCCCGGCGTGTGCGATGTGCAGCCCCGGCAACCCGAGCGCGGCGACCCGCTCCACGCCCTCGTGGGACGCGGGAGGCAGCAGCACGGTCGCGGGGCCTGCCGCCGCGCGGCCGTCGGCGAGCGGCACGGGGAGGGCGCGCAGCTCGTCCACCGCTCCCGGCATCGTCTCGGCGAGCGGCTCCAGCGCGTCGTACAGCGATCGCCACCACGACGGCGGTTGCTCCACCCCGAACAGCCGCTGCACCAGCTCGGAGAGCGGCATCCGGTGCACGCCCAGCTCGGTCAGCACCGCGGGGTTGGTGCCGGTCGGAGCCGGGGTCAGCAGCCGGTCGAACCCGGCCTCGGCGAGCAGCCCGGGCAGCGCGGCGGCGGGTCCGTCGAGCGGCGGGACGTCGAGCCACTCGGCCCGGCCGGGGGCGAGCTCCGCGCCGGTGACGGCCGGCAGCCACGCCGCACCGCGGAGGGCGCCGGAGAGCAGCTCGCGCAGCCGCCCGTCGAGCTCGGATCGGGGAAAGCCCGGTTCGGGCGCGAGCACGAGGCGGGCCTCGGGCGCGACCCCGCGGACGAGGTCGACGTAGGCCGCCGCGGCCCCTGCCAGCACCACCTCGGCGGCCGGGCCCGGCCGCACGCGGCGGCGGTCCGGCTCGAGCGGCAGGGTGGCGATCACCCGCGCGGGGAGCGAGAGCCGTTCCTCGGTGGCCGTCGGGGCGTGCAGCACGTCGGCGCCGAGGGGGTCCGGGGCGCCGTCGGCCGAGAGCGGCAGCGCCCAGCACACGGACCAGTCCCGCCGCCCCCGCTGCTCGGCGGCCTCCGCCTGCGCCGCGACGTCGTCGAGGCGACCGGCGCCGCGCGCGAGGAGCCAGCGCCGCCCGGCGATCGTCACCTCGCCGGGGCCGGGCCCGCCGGTCCGGGTCACGACCTCTCCGCCGACGGCGATCTCGACGAGGTCGGGCAACGCGAGCAGCAGGTCGGCGGCGCCGTCCCGGGCCTCGGCGAGGAGGGCGTCCGGGTCGGCACCCGGCCGCAACGGCAGGCGGACCTCGGTGTCGTAGCCGGCCGGCGGGCGCTCGTCGGTCGGCCAGACGAGCCTGAGCACCGGCGGGCCGTCCCGGCGGGCCAGCTCGGCGGCTGCCGCGGGGATCGCGCCGACCTCGTCGGTCGTGCGCTTCGCCGAGAACTCCACCCCGCCGGTCGTGCTCAGCACCCGCGGGGCGTCCGACACCGGCAGGACCGCGGCGAATCCGACGCCGAAGCGGCCGACCGAGCCCGGGTCGTCCCGCTTCGCGGACGCCCGCAACGAGGCGAGCGCGGCGACACCGGCCTCGTCGAGGGGCGCACCGGTGTTGGCGACCGCCAGCTCCCCGTCGCGCAGCTCCACCCGGATGCGTCCCGGCACGCCGGCGGCCCGCGCTGCGTCGGCGGCGTTCTGGGCCAGCTCGACGAACCACGCGTCGGCGTACCCGCCGAGCCGGAGGTCCTCCTCGGCGTTCGCGTCCTCGCGGAAACGGGTGGGCGAGCCCGCCCACGCGGAAAGGACGGCGGCCCGCAGTTCCGCCGTCCGGAAGGGGTCGGGCACTACCGGATCGGCTCCAG from Pseudonocardia cypriaca encodes:
- a CDS encoding dihydrofolate reductase family protein yields the protein MSDAGTGPGKVVVNRAMSLDGFIAGPDNAMDWIFEHLRDDLFPEVMAATGAMLVGRGTHEVAKRMSPEDTDYEGGPVFVLTHRPPDEPEQGVTFLTCDLAEAVATARAAAGRKNLEVLGADLASQCLQRGLVDEVLVYVLPVLLGDGVRFSTPGLGRVDLEPFGNTQAGPVTMLRFRVRK
- a CDS encoding DMT family transporter gives rise to the protein MAWIALIVSGVLETVWAAALSQSRGFTRLVPSVVFGVALVLSMVGLAIALRTIPVGTGYAIWVGIGAVGTATYGIVALGEPASVARLLCLVAIVAGVVGLKFMH
- a CDS encoding class I SAM-dependent methyltransferase, which produces MVRLLRLSAPVGLALDLGCGTGMSTRAVKSIAAQVVAVDASRPMLEQADPSPGVAYIQAQAERVPVRGNVVGLVVVAAAFHWFDQAAVLAEVARVLQPGGAFVTYTDFFSGNLRRAAACTEWLAETYRGRFPAPARRSHFDQRAAEAAGLGFVGHERLGHDVPMTAAGLTEYLMSQSNATSAIGAGRVSHEELRRWLMDEIGSRLPGSSVMAEFTGDVWCCRKQMP
- a CDS encoding AMP-binding protein → MPVRSPYPDVEIPDVSLFDFLFTGFGERAGDPALIDGSSGATITFGELEGMVGKIAAALAERGIGAGDVVALFAPNTPHYVAVFHGILRANAVVTSVNSLYTPGELAHQLADSGAQLVFTVSPFLDRAMAAAAEVGLPPQAIVVLDGAEGHTGLRDLLATTAEPPAQTVTGADTAVLPYSSGTTGRAKGVVLTHRNLVANLQQISVMGKVAGDTKILAVLPFFHIYGMTVMMNQGLHKRSTVVTMPRFDLQEFLRVISEYRVGRVYIAPPVAVALAKHPIVDQYDLSCIDVIFSGAAPLDAELGHAVAKRLGCTVLQGYGMTELSPVSHCMPDDRPDLDLNSCGFAIPNVVSKLVDPETGEEVGPGGRGELWVKGPNVMSGYLNNPEATAITLDDEGYLHTGDVATVTEEGVFTIVDRVKELIKYKGYQVPPAELEALLLTHDKIADAAVIGVHDADGEEVPKAFVVRQQDTDLTADEVMTFVAERIAPHKKVRVVEFIDQIPKSASGKILRKDLRARERASN
- a CDS encoding DUF4349 domain-containing protein, producing MQVGSRRRAVLVGAGVVLAVLVAAFAVVQVGGGAGSGAGDAMSVAPARPLPAISRGSAAQEKGSAAPDVDGSDAQAPGVPLGGVQRELVRTAQLTVEVGDPVAAVRQVRTAAAGAGGFVTEEQTGGTGSWMVLRVPADALDRLLDEVAGYGRVTTRSSQVLDATEQVVDLDARVATQTASVARVRGLLAEAKSIGDVVAVESELARREAELDSLTRRLAALRDQVALSTLTVDLRGPGAVPPPDTGPAPGFLDGLAAGWEGLRAIGSATAAVVGFVLPFVPVLAVLVGFGLLARRVVRARRTPAPAGGSGPDGES
- a CDS encoding YbjN domain-containing protein codes for the protein MTAADVDATVGAALAELGVDHHRREPGQFLVTLPGTNRLQTHCWLLVREHALFVQAFVCRQPDEAHDAVYRFLLQRNARLYGVHYALDRVGDIHLIGRVGLHAVTAEELDRVLGQVLEAADGDFNTLLELGFVTSIRREHAWRQDRGESLANLRAFEHLFT
- the mshA gene encoding D-inositol-3-phosphate glycosyltransferase; this translates as MTTARTGEPRRPDRVCLLSVHTSPLEQPGTGDAGGMNVYIVETATRMARHGVAVEVFTRATSSDLPPVVELAPGVLVRHVVAGPFEGLGKHDLPSQLCAFTAGVLRTEARHEPGYYDVVHSHYWLSGQVGWLARDRWGVPLVHTAHTLAKVKNAALAAGDAPEPVVRVIGEEQVVAEADRLISNTAEETRQLVELYGADPHRTVAIPPGVDLARFTPGDRAAARRALDVPPDAVVLAFAGRIQPLKAPHVLLRAAAELLRRDPALRSRLVVLVAGGPSGSGLAEPTALQGLGAALGITDVLRFLPPQTRDGLVDVYRAADVVAVPSYNESFGLVALEAQACGTPVVAARVGGLPVAVADGVSGLLVDGHGDEQWADALGSVALVPGRRAELAARTVEHAHRFSWDRTADALLDTYAGAAAEFAERQRQAMRAGLAAGMIEG
- a CDS encoding sacsin N-terminal ATP-binding-like domain-containing protein, which codes for MPDPFRTAELRAAVLSAWAGSPTRFREDANAEEDLRLGGYADAWFVELAQNAADAARAAGVPGRIRVELRDGELAVANTGAPLDEAGVAALASLRASAKRDDPGSVGRFGVGFAAVLPVSDAPRVLSTTGGVEFSAKRTTDEVGAIPAAAAELARRDGPPVLRLVWPTDERPPAGYDTEVRLPLRPGADPDALLAEARDGAADLLLALPDLVEIAVGGEVVTRTGGPGPGEVTIAGRRWLLARGAGRLDDVAAQAEAAEQRGRRDWSVCWALPLSADGAPDPLGADVLHAPTATEERLSLPARVIATLPLEPDRRRVRPGPAAEVVLAGAAAAYVDLVRGVAPEARLVLAPEPGFPRSELDGRLRELLSGALRGAAWLPAVTGAELAPGRAEWLDVPPLDGPAAALPGLLAEAGFDRLLTPAPTGTNPAVLTELGVHRMPLSELVQRLFGVEQPPSWWRSLYDALEPLAETMPGAVDELRALPVPLADGRAAAGPATVLLPPASHEGVERVAALGLPGLHIAHAGAVHPLLERLGAGLADAAALLDHPALADAVERSVDDAEAGLDVRPLAEAVLALVAETGSAPESLAALALPDAEGHPARADELMLPDAAVRPLLAPDVPLDPLDPDFAARVPRAALLAVGVVDGFTVLVDEEPVAPDHDLDDEEQWWDSLEAPPARLVAVRDLDLVADDAWPAALALLAGERDTRAALTTPGSYTAWWLGRHARLGGRRPAHWRLPTATDLAPLYDPPPGDGLPDEGVLAAIGVRADLRVPDTSTAADLLARLADPARTPDVSLAAEAYAELADAVADGRVDPVDLELPERVRALDGTVADVDVAMVLDRPWLAAVLPAGELATGGDPAALADLLDLPLASDVVRAAVDGDGSTVRWAELADVVVACHTLEMPVPEGELTVHDELWVQVHRPGSGRFRVPAWRDAVGRWHASDPVHALLGLLADGAGGPNSSG